The stretch of DNA gtaaagcggcaatcattttggacaacctattaactcgaatgttaaaataattttggaatgtgataaatactacactgtacgtccacgggttatttcacagctgtgttttcccgtccctgtcgtgttctgctgaatcggcaaaacgaaagggtcacaaatcattTTATCTCGGCGGCCATGTTTCTCTTacaagtaacgataaccggcctgcgattgaatatcatgattggcagaccctaagacccaaatataaggttacacaaatcatgcttgagaagactaataagcaggccacatagaaatgaAATTGGGCCTAGAAAAgcggtaattgtcaatttttcgacgtgatggaaatgaatttgtaaattaaaggactcgtagacgaatgtcggcaatgtccacccacgcaaacgtgcaaatgtgtcgcaacactatgagACGTACGATCGCACAGAATAtgaacaatcaaagtgccgattctatttcatcgtcattacaatacgtgagacagcgtaaaaagtcgtttgaagagtcccgtaaaacgaaacaccacgtttacggcgaaaagtgactactattcggaattattcgaaaaccagccgaaaaggtattcgaatactatgatattcgaatattcgattcgttttggacaaccctggtatCTAAGTAATCAATTTTCTACTAAATGTAAGATTGTTATCTTCACTGATCTACAATTACAGgacattattttttaatattattttcttgcGTTGCAGCCTACCAGTCATATTGTCAATTGAAAACCACTGCAAACTTCCTCAACAGCGACATATGGCAACAATGTTTGTTGATGTGTTTGGAGGTGAATATATCGAATATCTTCAATTTTGCGATATAGAAATTTACCACAACAAATTGCTAAAACTTCATTTTCTTATTGATAGATATGATGGTAACACAGCGTTTAAAGCCGGAAGAAACGACGCTACCAACTCCAAATCAGTTGAAAGGCAAAATAATTATTAAGgtattgttatttattaaataaCTAGACTGGTACGTTgtaaaaaacatatataattagtaaaatgctttttttccCAGCACAAGAAACTTACTGATGATAATAGGTTGAGCGAAGTTTGGCGAAGTGACAGTGATGCAGGTAACACGTTACCGTGAATTATAGTGATAATAATATTATAGCATTTGTTATTGGACAAATTAATTATTGCATGTCCTGGCAATCCGTAATGTAGGCAGAATACGAGGAGTCTAAAAATTGATTGTTATTCTATAACCAAAAGTCATTAAGTCGCTATTGACCACTTATGTCAAATAAAAGATATCAATCTTATTTGTATATGTTAGAAATAGAGTATAACGAAATCCTggaaaaatgatttgaattaaTTATTCATTCCTGTTATATTCCCAGGAAACGAAAGCATGGATATAAGCAACTCTCAAAAGAATGGGTTACTTTACATGGAGGACAAAGCTACCAAGGTAATATCATATTCACAACTGTTATGTGACTATGCTAATAattgatttttataataaattaataaattttcaaaggaatggatattacattattttgttttggttgaAAACAAATTGGTTTATGGCGAAAGACCAAACTTCGGTTTTGACGATACCATTGAAAACCTAGAGTCTAACAACCATGGGAACGATTCGTCCAAAAATGTGAGTgaataaataattgttttagttaaacaaaaattggtttttgtattattgAGATTATTTAGTGTCACATACGCAGTTACAGCGATATTACGATCGTCAATTTCGCAGAATGATGAGAAAACTAATACACCCCACAAATAACAAAAGGATACTACCTCTTAGATCAGGGGggagggagggggggggggggtcggtTTTTGGATCAGCGGCGATAAATTTTGCCTACCTATACTGGCGGGCAATGTATGTATGACGTAtagagttacattttatgaacaatgtttacagtgttacaaaagcaactatggaaaacaataaacttcgtaccaaaactaaattaaaccgcaatctcaaccaatcctttgagctattttttactaaaacatcaaaatttggtttcagtgtGGTCGTGGCAGCACCGCGCGgacagattgaattacctagcGGGatggatttggcccgcgggccgttcTTCGCCCATGTCTGCCCTAGAAAGTAATGaagttttctattttctttCAGTTGACTTCTGCAATTTCTGAACTCCACTATTCTGAAAATTGGTATCATGGATCCAAAGATCGAAGCTCAATTGAGAGGCTGCTGCGAGAATATGCTGGTCCTGACGGCAGTTTTGTAGTTCGAGATAGTTCAACCTTCATTGGAAATTACACTCTTTCATTTTGGTAACTTAAATAAGGCTTTCTTGCGTTTGGTATTAAGTTGATCAACTAATTATTTGTGCTGATGGAtgacaagataaaaaaaaagcagTATTCGAAAGAGCATGAAAAAATGTCTTGACTGTCATACcactgaaatattatatttaactGTAGCTTTTTCAGTATATAAAATTACACAAATCagatatatttgataattttatttatatgatcaTCCAATCTTAAAGTAATAGTGAATAAAGGGGTTatgcaaaatttttgttttatgtcagGTTCAAGGGAAGAGTTCATCACTGTCGAATTCATTCCCAACAACTGGTCGGAGGTTTGATAGAATATTATCTCGTATCAGAAAACCATTTCGACAGCCTTTATAGTCTTATATGTCATTATCTTCACGAGCCTCTAAAAAACGAATCGATTGGATTCGAATTGCTTCTTACTGATGCAGTACCACAGACAAATGCCCATATCAGCAAAGGGTGAGTATTGATATAACACTGGAAAATCTGATTAATTTAGTTACATTAGATGAAAGACTTGTGAATAGGGGGAAACGATAACTGGTTTTAGTGAGTGTGGATGATATAAACTCACTAAACGTTGCAATGTGCCTGAATCTCGTTTTCGCCAGTGCCAAAATAACCTCGACAAGGTATACACAAATGAGTACAAATCACCTAACTACTTGGATGCAAGAGCCTGcacaaaatgtataaaaaatgaTGCAAGAATTGACTCTCATTGGTAATTGTTTTGCGAAATGTTTGGTAAAATTCTCGCCAGTAGAATATTCGTGAACAAgtgtataattttgaaaatggttGTCGAGCAGCCACAACTTACCACAATGCTCAAGTTAATTTCGATACATTCATGTATAGATGGTACTACGAACACCTTGATCGTTCCACCGCAGAAACTATTTTGATGCGCATGGATAAGGATGATGTATTTCTTGTTCGAAAAAGTGGTAAACGTGAACTCAACACAGTCGGTTACACCATATCTTTCAGGTTATTGTATGTTCACTAATAATCATTAAAAATTCACTCgctgtaaatttatttttattttagtgatTGGAAAGAGAAGAGATATTCTGTAGTCAATGTTTTAAACTTTCTCAGGGTATTAGACCAGGTTGACATAGTTTAGAAAAACTTTGCACTTGTATCTAAACCATACATGATGATTAcgaaactttttttcaaattctcagAGCAAAGGGAAATGTTAAACATTGCAAAGTTGACGTGGATGGAAGATTGTACAGAATCGGGAATGGAAATTTCGAAACTTTGTGTGACATCGTCATATTTTACGGAAAGAACTCGCTTTATAAAAACACGAAGTTGAGATATCCTGTCACGAGGGAAATCATCGAAAGTTTACaagtgaatatttaatattataggGACTATAGGTTAATATCCATATCGTGTGAAAAAATTTACATGTGTCCATTTCGTTTGCAAAACGGTAACTCAATTTTTGTGAGTTGCGATGAGAAGTACAAATTAAACCTGcgttaatatttatatatatatatgttctttTACACAGTGGAAAtggcaaaataaatattttgttgttttaggaTGCAGAGCTATATGAGCAAAAAAACGGAAATTTGGTCTATGTTCAGGCAAATCCATTCACGGTAACTGTGAAATCACTTTTCGATTATCATGCCGATCGTGAAGATGAACTTTCATTTTGTAAACATGCCATAATTTCGAACGTAGTAAAGGACGATGGGGGATGGTAAGATATAAGATTCTTGTTATCGTCAAATTTGAAAGCGGTACTCACATCTGAGATCGAACAAGACCAACGCGCAGGAATACAAACGACCGTTTGGCAATTGCGTCTCAACCACTTGTTCGTACACACAATGTTAGTTAGTTTGTCTTGCGTAAATGTactatacaatttttttttatttgtccaAAACATTCTTTGAGAAAGAACCCAGTCTGCAGCGTGAATTACAGACCGACAGAAATTCTAATATTCTActgaattgtttttaaaatattaggaCCTCGTAAATGCGAATTGAGTTCTTATTTTATACTTGCCCTTCAACGCAATTTTTATGCGGAAAAGTAAAACCAGTTTTGAACTATAGGTGGCGCGGAGACTATGGTGGAAAAAAAGGAGCTTGGTTTCCCAGTAATTTCGTTGAGGAAATCCTATCACAAGAAACGGCAAACGAATCAGAAAATGTGGGTTTAactctaattatattatacttACTCTCTGATACTATGCAAATGTACTAATTACAAATTTTGTGTGGTTTTTCCAAATGGTGGAATGGCTCTGCTGAAGTAGTTGTATATTGTAGTCTATTCAGTCTAAGTCATAAAAGTAATTCACGAAGTATTGGATATactttcaacataaaatttgacaaacgaCGATAGACGGAAGCTGGTCTTGTCGATTAAAAACATTTGTGGGGGTAAAGCTTCTTCCGTTATTAGAAGTGTCCATACCGCTCGTTTTGCTAAAATGTTGTTGTCAGTCTTGATGTAGGGACGACGTATTGGGGTAAAATTGCTTTAGTCTCAAGTAATGTGTCAATGGATTTAGATTTGGGACGCTTGTCCATCATGTTGTTCAGAGAACTCGTTGCTGGGCCTCACCAGTTACCGGTAGCGATTTGTATGCGACGACGAGTCATGCCTGTCAGCCTCATTCGCCAAAGTTTAGCAGACTGATACAATAGAATACACACTGGGAAACACGAACATGAAAACGAATAAGATAAATGGTGACATGTAAGAAATTTCGCGCCACACTGCCGTTGAAAATATGGTTATCTCACCCCGATATAGTCTCCTTGACACAGTTATGTGGCCGTCGAGTCCATATATTTGCTCGGTTGTAACTTTCATGAAACTAGCCGAGTAAAGTCATATTTCGtcgataaaaacaaattttcgagCTCAGAAACTTTAGATTTGAATAGATCATGTAATTCTTCAGTAACAGGGCTGACACAAAATCTAAGATTTTCTGGGATTTTTATGTAAGTCTGACGATTTAGTAATTTAATTAGGTTGTGAATTTGCTCGGAGAGTTGCAAAAAGGATGGATTGATCTTGCCAGGGCGACAGTTGGTGAGTgtttataaataatttcaatGCTGTAGTAAATTAAACCAGTTATTTCACAGCGTTCTCACAGGCTTTTGCCCAataaaaatttccgattccacgAAAAAGTATTGATATGATTGTTGCAAGCACCGCGGAAGCGGCAAAATATTTCTGACATATGTTTCTTTTTCGATAGTAATATAAGTAGACTGTGGTTGACACAAACATGTTATTCAGAAAATGTACCAGCTGGAAAAGAAATGCGGAGATTTCATTTTCGTTTGAAATGCGCGGGACATTTGTCTGATTACGATCTCGCTGCGGAAACTAACGAAGACATGCTATCCTGGATTTACTATGTAAAAGAGGCAATTGAGAAAAACGATAGCCAGGTACTATACAAACATTCTTGCTATATGAATCTAAGCATTAAATTATATAGCCTGCAAACCCGCGTCCATTTCTTTCCAAATATCTGTACATTGAATTGAAGAGAATCATTACCATACCATTACTTGTAATGGCTATAACTAATTATACTTACAATTTGTAAGCGGTCttgattttcaatttatataatgaagaaataaaatatttctgaaataaaaatattcgtgaGTTAAGGATAATCTTGGGAGAAAATATCCATGAATTCAAATGACCGCGGGTGTAAATGTACTTGAGTGAAAACatctgtgggtgcaaatgtgctgtcatctccatatatataattattataaactTGTACTTGAATTGAGTACTCGTAACGTTTCTTTTGAAATACGGAAACATTAATTTTGTCCGTTACTGCACTGCACTACATCTATGCCGATGTGGTTTAAATGTGCATATGCCTTCACTTCAGACAAAGAAAAAGAAAGACATTGAGATACACAAAAGAATCGCAGTTGAAATATCCGATCTTGTTATCTATTGCCAACCAGTTGCTTTTAAAGAAGAGAGATTCACTAAACGTATGAGGTCTTTCCTACACCTGTACAAACTTTATCTTACATGAAACATCCCCGGAGTCGGACTCCATTTACTCCATTAACTCGTTCCTGACtatgtataaatattattattattgttgctgttttgattaagccatatcttgttttatctgaagaagttaAGTTACttgatatttcgtggaaagagattatgttatttttatgtataaataGTAAAGCTTTATGTTTTAATCTA from Styela clava chromosome 14, kaStyClav1.hap1.2, whole genome shotgun sequence encodes:
- the LOC120341030 gene encoding 1-phosphatidylinositol 4,5-bisphosphate phosphodiesterase gamma-1-like isoform X2, with product MEVENSDSSVLGIPKVKFHDGNELESVLRRIEMGNLMKKFSAKKTRSEDCTFQVNLLTRCMTWSRRNGIAEGSVNIREIKEIRKGKVSRDFERLIDESRHIDPDMCFIILYGQDFTLKLMSIAANNPEDVDVWIKGLSYLVHNSVTASYFSQLGWWLRREFEQINQQNCVTLRIAKAWLPTVNAKNLSTRALKEVFQVADINESGELYFDQFILFYNEIMLNGQMDIALFLQEYSSDGYHFNAQDFQKFLIIEQKDDWAQDIKNVENYMRSYFRCNQPEVCVSISEALSYLFSKENCVWDSAKMKLKSDTLNQPLSEYWISSSHNTYLTGDQFSSESSCEAYARCLRMGCRCIELDCWDGPDGMPCIFHGHTLTSKIKFIDVLKTIKEHAFVVSDLPVILSIENHCKLPQQRHMATMFVDVFGDMMVTQRLKPEETTLPTPNQLKGKIIIKHKKLTDDNRLSEVWRSDSDAGNESMDISNSQKNGLLYMEDKATKEWILHYFVLVENKLVYGERPNFGFDDTIENLESNNHGNDSSKNLTSAISELHYSENWYHGSKDRSSIERLLREYAGPDGSFVVRDSSTFIGNYTLSFWFKGRVHHCRIHSQQLVGGLIEYYLVSENHFDSLYSLICHYLHEPLKNESIGFELLLTDAVPQTNAHISKGWYYEHLDRSTAETILMRMDKDDVFLVRKSGKRELNTVGYTISFRAKGNVKHCKVDVDGRLYRIGNGNFETLCDIVIFYGKNSLYKNTKLRYPVTREIIESLQDAELYEQKNGNLVYVQANPFTVTVKSLFDYHADREDELSFCKHAIISNVVKDDGGWWRGDYGGKKGAWFPSNFVEEILSQETANESENVVNLLGELQKGWIDLARATVENVPAGKEMRRFHFRLKCAGHLSDYDLAAETNEDMLSWIYYVKEAIEKNDSQTKKKKDIEIHKRIAVEISDLVIYCQPVAFKEERFTKQNGSPYEMSSFPENKAERLACREKAHQFISYNQRQLSRIYPKGARVDSSNYNPIPMWNCGCQLVALNFQTPDKSMQLNQARFAENGQCGFVLKPLIFSDSNYNPYLKNHLLDVDPLVINVQDDICQSLGEVYLVHLLKSKY